In a single window of the Manis pentadactyla isolate mManPen7 chromosome 14, mManPen7.hap1, whole genome shotgun sequence genome:
- the LOC130680846 gene encoding tubulin alpha-3 chain-like encodes MPSDKTIGGGDDSFNTFFSETGAGKHVPRAVFVDLEPTVVDEVRTGTYRQLFHPEQLITGKEDAANNYARGHYTIGKEIVDLVLDRIRKLADLCTGLQGFLIFHSFGGGTGSGFASLLMERLSVDYGKKSKLEFAIYPAPQVSTAVVEPYNSILTTHTTLEHSDCAFMVDNEAIYDICRRNLDIERPTYTNLNRLIGQIVSSITASLRFDGALNVDLTEFQTNLVPYPRIHFPLATYAPVISAEKAYHEQLSVAEITNACFEPANQMVKCDPRHGKYMACCMLYRGDVVPKDVNAAIATIKTKRTIQFVDWCPTGFKVGINYQPPTVIPGGDLAKVQRAVCMLSNTTAIAEARARLDHKFDLMYAKRAFVHWYVGEGMEEGEFSEAREDLAALEKDYEEVGVDSVEAEAEEGDEY; translated from the exons ATGCCAAGTGACAAAACCATCGGCGGAGGGGATGACTCCTTCAACACGTTCTTCAGCGAGACTGGGGCTGGCAAGCACGTGCCAAGAGCGGTGTTTGTGGACCTGGAGCCCACCGTGGTTG ATGAAGTGCGCACAGGGACCTACAGGCAGCTCTTTCACCCAGAGCAGCTGATAACCGGGAAGGAGGACGCAGCCAATAACTACGCCCGAGGCCATTACACCATCGGCAAGGAGATCGTGGACCTGGTCCTGGACCGGATCCGCAAGCTG GCGGACCTGTGCACGGGGCTGCAGGGCTTCCTCATCTTCCACAGCTTCGGGGGCGGCACCGGCTCTGGCTTTGCATCCCTGCTCATGGAGCGGCTCTCGGTGGATTACGGCAAGAAGTCCAAGCTGGAATTTGCCATTTACCCAGCCCCGCAGGTGTCCACGGCTGTGGTGGAGCCCTACAACTCCATCCTGACCACCCATACGACCCTGGAACACTCGGACTGTGCCTTCATGGTGGACAACGAGGCCATCTACGACATATGCCGGCGCAACCTGGATATCGAGCGGCCCACGTACACCAACCTCAACCGTCTGATTGGGCAGATCGTGTCCTCCATCACGGCCTCCCTGCGATTTGACGGGGCCCTGAACGTGGACCTGACGGAATTCCAGACCAACCTGGTCCCGTACCCCCGCATCCACTTCCCCCTGGCCACCTATGCGCCGGTCATCTCAGCCGAGAAGGCCTACCACGAGCAGCTGTCCGTGGCCGAGATCACCAATGCCTGCTTTGAGCCGGCCAACCAGATGGTCAAGTGTGACCCTCGCCATGGCAAGTACATGGCCTGCTGCATGTTGTACAGGGGGGACGTGGTCCCGAAAGATGTCAACGCAGCCATCGCCACCATCAAGACCAAGCGCACCATCCAGTTTGTGGATTGGTGCCCGACTGGGTTTAAG GTGGGCATCAACTACCAGCCCCCCACCGTCATCCCTGGCGGGGATCTGGCCAAGGTGCAGCgggctgtgtgcatgctgagcaACACCACAGCCATCGCTGAGGCCAGGGCCCGCCTGGACCACAAGTTCGACCTCATGTACGCAAAGCGAGCCTTTGTGCACTGGTACGTGGGGGAAGGCATGGAGGAAGGCGAGTTCTCCGAGGCCCGGGAGGACCTGGCCGCCCTGGAGAAGGATTACGAAGAGGTGGGCGTGGATTCCGTGGAGGCAGAGGCTGAAGAAGGGGACGAATACTGA